The Tenebrio molitor chromosome 5, icTenMoli1.1, whole genome shotgun sequence genome segment CACACCACCAACACCAAATCGCCGGCTTTGCACGAGTCGATGTTCAACTTGCCCGGTCTCGACCATGACATTTCGCTGCGCTTTCTCGACTTGAGCGGACTGGTCGCTGCGTCGGAAGTGGCCGCACCTGCACCGGACAaagtcataaaaaaaaattcaaaccgACGTTCAAAACGCACGCACCTTCGCACACAGCAACCGAAGCTGCCATTCCGGTCGCTTCTGAAGCTTTATACTTTTCCAGTTCTGCCTTGAGGGCCGCCTTGTCTCTCTCCAACTCCGCGATCCTCTTCAGGGATTCGTTGAGATCGTTGTCGGACTTGTCTTCGGTCAGTTGCTGTATTGTGTTCTTGTGTTTGATGCACTCCCGGTTCAAGTTGTTGATCTGTTCTCGCAGCATCTCCATTTGCTTCTCTTGGTCTTGAAGGAACTTGGCTTGCACGTCTTGGAGGATGAAGGTCTTCTGCTCTTGGAAATCCTGCTCCATCTGTTTCACTTTCTCTTCCACGATTTTCTGCCACCTCTGACTCTCCTTGTTGACGGCGTCGCTGACCGCCACTTCTTTCTCCGACTCGAAGTTCTCCGTCATTTGCATCAAAAGCGTCTCGTGATTCGTAATACTGGGATAATCTCCGCGTTCGATCTTCTCTAAGCTGTTCTCCGACGGACTCCTCTCCATAGTCATCAATTTGAACCGTGCCCTGATACTCTCTATCTCCCCCCGGTGGTCGTTTTTCAATCTCTCCGTGATATCCTTGATGCTCTTCTCCTTCTCCGCTAACAAATCGTCAACCCTCTTCTTCATCTCTTCCCCTGCCCTGATATTCTCCTCACTAATTTCATCCAGTTTCTGCTTCAACTGCGAATTCTCCTCCGTAACTTTCTTTAGTTGCGTACTCAACGTCGAGTTCTCATCCCGCAACCCCTTCATTTCTTCATTCTTACTCTGCGCTATTTTCCTGAAGTCACTAATCTCCAATTCGTGGTCTACTGTTAATCGTTGGATAAGTTCTCGCTCCCTGATTTCTCTCTCTTCAAGCAGATCGTTGATATTTGTACCTAGACTGCAACACGCCTCCTCCACCAAAACCTTCTCTCTCAACAGGTGATTCTTGGCTTCTGTCAATTCAGATCTTAACTGGTTGTAAGCTTGTCGTCCCAGATGGGACAGTGTAACAAGAAGCATCTTCAGTCTCTCGTATTCCGACCTCGAGATTTGCAAATTGTCCTAAAATTAATACGGGATCGTAGAGTTAAGCTAAACTAGCGATATTCTGTGTTCTAGGGACATGCACACATGTAATGTAAGGAAgggtttggggatttttggACCACCAACTGACTAATGCAAAATTGTTGCAAAGGAGAATGACAGATTCTCGACAATCATACCTAATTCGCAAAGAACgtgtattttatatttttattccgACAGACGATTTAAGACTGTCCATTGATATAacttaattgttttttgtcGTCCCTGTTGAAGTAatacatttgaatttttcactggtttctagattacgaaaataaaaaacaccaaattttcgttttgtttGACACAAAATTTGGGACATCTGATCCACATTTTTACCACAAAAAGACcccaaattttattattcaataaatgcttcgtttaaatgaaataaaatactgtTTATGCCATACTTCATAAAAACTTTCAAGGCtagataaaaaattgtacatcaAGAGTTTTTACAAGTGAAATCCACAGGGCAGggataaataatttgaaaaagaattttttaacggTCATAATAAATAGGAGGCTACGTTTACGTTTGCAGTTTcgcgaagaaaaaataattttattccaaGAATATCCATTCTCTTTTGCAATCGAATTTTTATCTACCCAATTCGTAACAGAGGGCGAAAAAAATGCCTAGAAAAGAAAGAGTAAGTGCATGCAGGTACGTCTAGGGAGGGGGGTGTCGAgtgattgtaaaaaaaaattgagagaaGTAGAGCAGAGAACAGAAAGAACATTAACGGAAtgataaaattaaagaaaacaaaaatagaaaaaaatgctCATTATTATACAATCAACTAGTTTCTTTGTAAGTACCTGCAACAAGGCCACAACATTATTTGCAGTATCGAGCTGCTTAACGAATTCGCCTTGGCTCTGTCCAGTTTCGATACTCAAGCTCGACGGCAGACTTTCGTCAATATAAAACTCATCGTTAACGAAATCGGTTTGTTGGTGGCCCATGACGGGTGAATTGGGTGATTCTCCTTGGATATCTTTTGGGCTTTGCGGTGTGTGAGGGGAGATCGATTTGGATCGAAATAGAAGTGTCGAGTTAAAGCCCTGCATCTGTTGGTGATGCGAATTGAAACAGCTCTCCGTGTTCGAGCTGAAGTTTTTCAATGACGACAGCTCGTCTATGGATTCGAGTGAGGGATTTTTGAGGTTAGTGAAGCTTTCGGTGTTGCTCTGGCTCCCGCTGATGCTCAGAGTACGTTGGAGGGCGGAATTGGTTATCGTGTTAGTATCGTCTTGGGTCTGAATGTGGGGAGGTTTTTGGAAGGTACGGGGTGGTTTTTTAGGCGGTAGAGGATTTCGCTCACCAACCTCTGTTAGAGTGGAGGCGTCTTGAGTGCCGGGCCGCGGGGACGGGATTCCTTTATCAAAATGTAAGTCGAAAGGACTCTGACCCACCTTTTCAAACTCTTCAGTGTCCGTCTCGGATTCGCAACCTCTAAAATCACAAACAGTCAAATCGAAAAGTTACGATCCAACTCGAAACGCTATTTCTCACCTGTCCAAATCTTTCAAATGCGGAAGACCGTGGCTTGTCGTTTGCGGAGGCTCGTTTTCCACAGTTTTCAACAAGTTCTGGTCCAGATTACTACCGCCCTCCTCGACCCCTTCAACTAGTTTATCTACGTCCGACTTGTTTACAGTCTTATCTAGTTCGTCTTTAGCGTCTTTCAGCATGAAATAATTCGTGATGGCGGAAGTGTCAGGCACATCCAGAATGTCCGCCAGATCGGGCAATTCGTTTTTCAACGTCACCACGTCCTCTTCGGACAGTTTTGGTAAACTAGAGTCGAATATGGATGGCGCTTGCGTGCCAAAACTCGGCGGTAAATCGTCCATTCCGGGAAACAAAGAACTAAGAAAGTGACCCTCGATCTGAGCTTGGAAGTCTTTCCGCCTGGCAATTTCCTCATTGTAAATAGTTAATAAATGGCAAGCTACGTCAGACGCCCActacaaaaaaacaattaaacgaAAAACCACCCTCTCATGAACGAACCCACCAATAAAAAAGCCTGTGAGACCCTCCTCCTCCTGACAACTTCGACGATCGTGGAGAGATAAATCGCTGGTGCTGTGTGTACTTGTTGCAAAATTTCCAATTGCCTTTGTAGATTTAAGAGActttggaaataaaaaactagCTTATTGTCGAGTTCGCATAAAGTGTCTTCCATGAACACAATCCATTTGAGTCTGTGGTACAAGTTGGTGCTGAGTTCGTTTTTCGACAGGACGCAACGTTGCGTTATGTTGCGCACGCGTTCGTGATTCTCCAGCAAGACCTTCAACTGCTGTTGGTGGGTGTTGCACAGGTCGGGCAACACCGACGCCTCCTTGAACTGGCTGGCTCGGTTCTGATTCTGCAACAactaaaagttatttttttaaattggtgGTTTTTGGTTCTAAACTGTTGTACCCTTTGGAACGACTCAGCTAGTTTCCCCTGAACCCCGACCACATCCTTCACGTCTTTCATCAATTTCTCCAAGCCGAAAAGTCGATCGCCCATGCCTTTGATTTCTTTCATCGTCGTGTCCTCCGTCATTGTCAGTTTGGTCTCGACTTCCTCCCGTAACGAGTCGAACTCCTTCTCGTCCGTCTGAAACCGTCGACACTGTTTACGGGAAAATTGCGAGTTTGTTGGTACCGACCTGCGCCAGTCCTTTTGCACAAAcgtcaaataaataatccatAAAATCATCCCTCTGCGATATCCACTCCAACAGCGTCACTTCGCCTTTGACACTCTCCGATTGGGCCTCCGCAGAGAAATCATCGTCTTCAGGTACTAGTAATTTTTGCGATTCTATAAGGGCAGGTAACACaggaattttttgtaaaacgaGGAGATCATCTTTAAAACTGCAAACCGATAAATTAACGAGGTAGTGTCGGGGCGATTTAGATAAGCTACTCACTGGttcaaaaaatctaaatatgTAGTACGCTTCGCTATGTATTCGTTGAAAGCCTCCTGATAGTGGTTCCAGCGGACTTTCAGAGCCAAACTTAAGTCTTCCAGGTTTGCCACGAC includes the following:
- the Atg17 gene encoding RB1-inducible coiled-coil protein 1 isoform X4, which translates into the protein MLFVFQVDTGRMMTFDMSLALESVQNLKAHVEHTLRIPVDKQVLLVSGGEHLRADDRVCSYPAGTDTNPIFLFSKDVIASEQPPAASVDQGTELDLRSKVQESSEWPSTYNTVIKRTHLARLFCETAKEQMRICEKLVHEQHLQQQGWAAVVANLEDLSLALKVRWNHYQEAFNEYIAKRTTYLDFLNHFKDDLLVLQKIPVLPALIESQKLLVPEDDDFSAEAQSESVKGEVTLLEWISQRDDFMDYLFDVCAKGLAQTDEKEFDSLREEVETKLTMTEDTTMKEIKGMGDRLFGLEKLMKDVKDVVGVQGKLAESFQRLLQNQNRASQFKEASVLPDLCNTHQQQLKVLLENHERVRNITQRCVLSKNELSTNLYHRLKWIVFMEDTLCELDNKLVFYFQSLLNLQRQLEILQQVHTAPAIYLSTIVEVVRRRRVSQAFLLWASDVACHLLTIYNEEIARRKDFQAQIEGHFLSSLFPGMDDLPPSFGTQAPSIFDSSLPKLSEEDVVTLKNELPDLADILDVPDTSAITNYFMLKDAKDELDKTVNKSDVDKLVEGVEEGGSNLDQNLLKTVENEPPQTTSHGLPHLKDLDRGCESETDTEEFEKDNLQISRSEYERLKMLLVTLSHLGRQAYNQLRSELTEAKNHLLREKVLVEEACCSLGTNINDLLEEREIRERELIQRLTVDHELEISDFRKIAQSKNEEMKGLRDENSTLSTQLKKVTEENSQLKQKLDEISEENIRAGEEMKKRVDDLLAEKEKSIKDITERLKNDHRGEIESIRARFKLMTMERSPSENSLEKIERGDYPSITNHETLLMQMTENFESEKEVAVSDAVNKESQRWQKIVEEKVKQMEQDFQEQKTFILQDVQAKFLQDQEKQMEMLREQINNLNRECIKHKNTIQQLTEDKSDNDLNESLKRIAELERDKAALKAELEKYKASEATGMAASVAVCEGAATSDAATSPLKSRKRSEMSWSRPGKLNIDSCKAGDLVLVVWDMTHQNFKILQESGSLYFLNADCLESLGLKVADGQPNKLYCYAEVVEKEYCHARKDENFSVVFQPVNRFRVPQGTKFFRVKVKAPSATKEVPPSSSTAPPASGSHPGHMSQSQTTASPAVDVVLTSAPSHSLPSSPSKSSNWDRSESQEPPIPEEKGEDSATSQDERRDEDVEKGTELTENFNVENQSSIDRGAPVPCCFFRALSQMAGRKWTRSPVGRVQRTEQTSTPRQLFFRMWTLWLLVLRMAQPEECLLASSLSAR
- the Atg17 gene encoding RB1-inducible coiled-coil protein 1 isoform X2, which encodes MLFVFQVDTGRMMTFDMSLALESVQNLKAHVEHTLRIPVDKQVLLVSGGEHLRADDRVCSYPAGTDTNPIFLFSKDVIASEQPPAASVDQGTELDLRSKVQESSEWPSTYNTVIKRTHLARLFCETAKEQMRICEKLVHEQHLQQQGWAAVVANLEDLSLALKVRWNHYQEAFNEYIAKRTTYLDFLNHFKDDLLVLQKIPVLPALIESQKLLVPEDDDFSAEAQSESVKGEVTLLEWISQRDDFMDYLFDVCAKGLAQTDEKEFDSLREEVETKLTMTEDTTMKEIKGMGDRLFGLEKLMKDVKDVVGVQGKLAESFQRNQNRASQFKEASVLPDLCNTHQQQLKVLLENHERVRNITQRCVLSKNELSTNLYHRLKWIVFMEDTLCELDNKLVFYFQSLLNLQRQLEILQQVHTAPAIYLSTIVEVVRRRRVSQAFLLWASDVACHLLTIYNEEIARRKDFQAQIEGHFLSSLFPGMDDLPPSFGTQAPSIFDSSLPKLSEEDVVTLKNELPDLADILDVPDTSAITNYFMLKDAKDELDKTVNKSDVDKLVEGVEEGGSNLDQNLLKTVENEPPQTTSHGLPHLKDLDRGCESETDTEEFEKVGQSPFDLHFDKGIPSPRPGTQDASTLTEDNLQISRSEYERLKMLLVTLSHLGRQAYNQLRSELTEAKNHLLREKVLVEEACCSLGTNINDLLEEREIRERELIQRLTVDHELEISDFRKIAQSKNEEMKGLRDENSTLSTQLKKVTEENSQLKQKLDEISEENIRAGEEMKKRVDDLLAEKEKSIKDITERLKNDHRGEIESIRARFKLMTMERSPSENSLEKIERGDYPSITNHETLLMQMTENFESEKEVAVSDAVNKESQRWQKIVEEKVKQMEQDFQEQKTFILQDVQAKFLQDQEKQMEMLREQINNLNRECIKHKNTIQQLTEDKSDNDLNESLKRIAELERDKAALKAELEKYKASEATGMAASVAVCEGAATSDAATSPLKSRKRSEMSWSRPGKLNIDSCKAGDLVLVVWDMTHQNFKILQESGSLYFLNADCLESLGLKVADGQPNKLYCYAEVVEKEYCHARKDENFSVVFQPVNRFRVPQGTKFFRVKVKAPSATKEVPPSSSTAPPASGSHPGHMSQSQTTASPAVDVVLTSAPSHSLPSSPSKSSNWDRSESQEPPIPEEKGEDSATSQDERRDEDVEKGTELTENFNVENQSSIDRGAPVPCCFFRALSQMAGRKWTRSPVGRVQRTEQTSTPRQLFFRMWTLWLLVLRMAQPEECLLASSLSAR
- the Atg17 gene encoding RB1-inducible coiled-coil protein 1 isoform X5 encodes the protein MLFVFQVDTGRMMTFDMSLALESVQNLKAHVEHTLRIPVDKQVLLVSGGEHLRADDRVCSYPAGTDTNPIFLFSKDVIASEQPPAASVDQGTELDLRSKVQESSEWPSTYNTVIKRTHLARLFCETAKEQMRICEKLVHEQHLQQQGWAAVVANLEDLSLALKVRWNHYQEAFNEYIAKRTTYLDFLNHFKDDLLVLQKIPVLPALIESQKLLVPEDDDFSAEAQSESVKGEVTLLEWISQRDDFMDYLFDVCAKGLAQTDEKEFDSLREEVETKLTMTEDTTMKEIKGMGDRLFGLEKLMKDVKDVVGVQGKLAESFQRLLQNQNRASQFKEASVLPDLCNTHQQQLKVLLENHERVRNITQRCVLSKNELSTNLYHRLKWIVFMEDTLCELDNKLVFYFQSLLNLQRQLEILQQVHTAPAIYLSTIVEVVRRRRVSQAFLLWASDVACHLLTIYNEEIARRKDFQAQIEGHFLSSLFPGMDDLPPSFGTQAPSIFDSSLPKLSEEDVVTLKNELPDLADILDVPDTSAITNYFMLKDAKDELDKTVNKSDVDKLVEGVEEGGSNLDQNLLKTVENEPPQTTSHGLPHLKDLDRGCESETDTEEFEKVGQSPFDLHFDKGIPSPRPGTQDASTLTEDNLQISRSEYERLKMLLVTLSHLGRQAYNQLRSELTEAKNHLLREKVLVEEACCSLGTNINDLLEEREIRERELIQRLTVDHELEISDFRKIAQSKNEEMKGLRDENSTLSTQLKKVTEENSQLKQKLDEISEENIRAGEEMKKRVDDLLAEKEKSIKDITERLKNDHRGEIESIRARFKLMTMERSPSENSLEKIERGDYPSITNHETLLMQMTENFESEKEVAVSDAVNKESQRWQKIVEEKVKQMEQDFQEQKTFILQDVQAKFLQDQEKQMEMLREQINNLNRECIKHKNTIQQLTEDKSDNDLNESLKRIAELERDKAALKAELEKYKASEATGMAASVAVCEGAATSDAATSPLKSRKRSEMSWSRPGKLNIDSCKAGDLVLVVWDMTHQNFKILQESGSLYFLNADCLESLGLKVADGQPNKLYCYAEVVEKEYCHARKDENFSVVFQPVNRFRVPQGTKFFRVKVKAPSATKEVPPSSSTAPPASGSHPGHMSQSQTTASPAVDVVLTSAPSHSLPSSPSKSSNWDRSESQEPPIPEEKGEDSATSQDERRDEDVEKGTELTENFNVENQSSIDRIEEISCLLLSPESKNFP
- the Atg17 gene encoding RB1-inducible coiled-coil protein 1 isoform X7 — protein: MLFVFQVDTGRMMTFDMSLALESVQNLKAHVEHTLRIPVDKQVLLVSGGEHLRADDRVCSYPAGTDTNPIFLFSKDVIASEQPPAASVDQGTELDLRSKVQESSEWPSTYNTVIKRTHLARLFCETAKEQMRICEKLVHEQHLQQQGWAAVVANLEDLSLALKVRWNHYQEAFNEYIAKRTTYLDFLNHFKDDLLVLQKIPVLPALIESQKLLVPEDDDFSAEAQSESVKGEVTLLEWISQRDDFMDYLFDVCAKGLAQTDEKEFDSLREEVETKLTMTEDTTMKEIKGMGDRLFGLEKLMKDVKDVVGVQGKLAESFQRLLQNQNRASQFKEASVLPDLCNTHQQQLKVLLENHERVRNITQRCVLSKNELSTNLYHRLKWIVFMEDTLCELDNKLVFYFQSLLNLQRQLEILQQVHTAPAIYLSTIVEVVRRRRVSQAFLLWASDVACHLLTIYNEEIARRKDFQAQIEGHFLSSLFPGMDDLPPSFGTQAPSIFDSSLPKLSEEDVVTLKNELPDLADILDVPDTSAITNYFMLKDAKDELDKTVNKSDVDKLVEGVEEGGSNLDQNLLKTVENEPPQTTSHGLPHLKDLDRGCESETDTEEFEKVGQSPFDLHFDKGIPSPRPGTQDASTLTEDNLQISRSEYERLKMLLVTLSHLGRQAYNQLRSELTEAKNHLLREKVLVEEACCSLGTNINDLLEEREIRERELIQRLTVDHELEISDFRKIAQSKNEEMKGLRDENSTLSTQLKKVTEENSQLKQKLDEISEENIRAGEEMKKRVDDLLAEKEKSIKDITERLKNDHRGEIESIRARFKLMTMERSPSENSLEKIERGDYPSITNHETLLMQMTENFESEKEVAVSDAVNKESQRWQKIVEEKVKQMEQDFQEQKTFILQDVQAKFLQDQEKQMEMLREQINNLNRECIKHKNTIQQLTEDKSDNDLNESLKRIAELERDKAALKAELEKYKASEATGMAASVAVCEGAATSDAATSPLKSRKRSEMSWSRPGKLNIDSCKAGDLVLVVWDMTHQNFKILQESGSLYFLNADCLESLGLKVADGQPNKLYCYAEVVEKEYCHARKDENFSVVFQPVNRFRVPQGTKFFRVKVKAPSATKEVPPSSSTAPPASGSHPGHMSQSQTTASPAVDVVLTSAPSHSLPSSPSKSSNWDRSESQEPPIPEEKGEDSATSQDERRDEDVEKGTELTENFNVENQSSIDRSQICVVV
- the Atg17 gene encoding RB1-inducible coiled-coil protein 1 isoform X1; the protein is MLFVFQVDTGRMMTFDMSLALESVQNLKAHVEHTLRIPVDKQVLLVSGGEHLRADDRVCSYPAGTDTNPIFLFSKDVIASEQPPAASVDQGTELDLRSKVQESSEWPSTYNTVIKRTHLARLFCETAKEQMRICEKLVHEQHLQQQGWAAVVANLEDLSLALKVRWNHYQEAFNEYIAKRTTYLDFLNHFKDDLLVLQKIPVLPALIESQKLLVPEDDDFSAEAQSESVKGEVTLLEWISQRDDFMDYLFDVCAKGLAQTDEKEFDSLREEVETKLTMTEDTTMKEIKGMGDRLFGLEKLMKDVKDVVGVQGKLAESFQRLLQNQNRASQFKEASVLPDLCNTHQQQLKVLLENHERVRNITQRCVLSKNELSTNLYHRLKWIVFMEDTLCELDNKLVFYFQSLLNLQRQLEILQQVHTAPAIYLSTIVEVVRRRRVSQAFLLWASDVACHLLTIYNEEIARRKDFQAQIEGHFLSSLFPGMDDLPPSFGTQAPSIFDSSLPKLSEEDVVTLKNELPDLADILDVPDTSAITNYFMLKDAKDELDKTVNKSDVDKLVEGVEEGGSNLDQNLLKTVENEPPQTTSHGLPHLKDLDRGCESETDTEEFEKVGQSPFDLHFDKGIPSPRPGTQDASTLTEDNLQISRSEYERLKMLLVTLSHLGRQAYNQLRSELTEAKNHLLREKVLVEEACCSLGTNINDLLEEREIRERELIQRLTVDHELEISDFRKIAQSKNEEMKGLRDENSTLSTQLKKVTEENSQLKQKLDEISEENIRAGEEMKKRVDDLLAEKEKSIKDITERLKNDHRGEIESIRARFKLMTMERSPSENSLEKIERGDYPSITNHETLLMQMTENFESEKEVAVSDAVNKESQRWQKIVEEKVKQMEQDFQEQKTFILQDVQAKFLQDQEKQMEMLREQINNLNRECIKHKNTIQQLTEDKSDNDLNESLKRIAELERDKAALKAELEKYKASEATGMAASVAVCEGAATSDAATSPLKSRKRSEMSWSRPGKLNIDSCKAGDLVLVVWDMTHQNFKILQESGSLYFLNADCLESLGLKVADGQPNKLYCYAEVVEKEYCHARKDENFSVVFQPVNRFRVPQGTKFFRVKVKAPSATKEVPPSSSTAPPASGSHPGHMSQSQTTASPAVDVVLTSAPSHSLPSSPSKSSNWDRSESQEPPIPEEKGEDSATSQDERRDEDVEKGTELTENFNVENQSSIDRGAPVPCCFFRALSQMAGRKWTRSPVGRVQRTEQTSTPRQLFFRMWTLWLLVLRMAQPEECLLASSLSAR
- the Atg17 gene encoding RB1-inducible coiled-coil protein 1 isoform X8 encodes the protein MRICEKLVHEQHLQQQGWAAVVANLEDLSLALKVRWNHYQEAFNEYIAKRTTYLDFLNHFKDDLLVLQKIPVLPALIESQKLLVPEDDDFSAEAQSESVKGEVTLLEWISQRDDFMDYLFDVCAKGLAQTDEKEFDSLREEVETKLTMTEDTTMKEIKGMGDRLFGLEKLMKDVKDVVGVQGKLAESFQRLLQNQNRASQFKEASVLPDLCNTHQQQLKVLLENHERVRNITQRCVLSKNELSTNLYHRLKWIVFMEDTLCELDNKLVFYFQSLLNLQRQLEILQQVHTAPAIYLSTIVEVVRRRRVSQAFLLWASDVACHLLTIYNEEIARRKDFQAQIEGHFLSSLFPGMDDLPPSFGTQAPSIFDSSLPKLSEEDVVTLKNELPDLADILDVPDTSAITNYFMLKDAKDELDKTVNKSDVDKLVEGVEEGGSNLDQNLLKTVENEPPQTTSHGLPHLKDLDRGCESETDTEEFEKVGQSPFDLHFDKGIPSPRPGTQDASTLTEDNLQISRSEYERLKMLLVTLSHLGRQAYNQLRSELTEAKNHLLREKVLVEEACCSLGTNINDLLEEREIRERELIQRLTVDHELEISDFRKIAQSKNEEMKGLRDENSTLSTQLKKVTEENSQLKQKLDEISEENIRAGEEMKKRVDDLLAEKEKSIKDITERLKNDHRGEIESIRARFKLMTMERSPSENSLEKIERGDYPSITNHETLLMQMTENFESEKEVAVSDAVNKESQRWQKIVEEKVKQMEQDFQEQKTFILQDVQAKFLQDQEKQMEMLREQINNLNRECIKHKNTIQQLTEDKSDNDLNESLKRIAELERDKAALKAELEKYKASEATGMAASVAVCEGAATSDAATSPLKSRKRSEMSWSRPGKLNIDSCKAGDLVLVVWDMTHQNFKILQESGSLYFLNADCLESLGLKVADGQPNKLYCYAEVVEKEYCHARKDENFSVVFQPVNRFRVPQGTKFFRVKVKAPSATKEVPPSSSTAPPASGSHPGHMSQSQTTASPAVDVVLTSAPSHSLPSSPSKSSNWDRSESQEPPIPEEKGEDSATSQDERRDEDVEKGTELTENFNVENQSSIDRGAPVPCCFFRALSQMAGRKWTRSPVGRVQRTEQTSTPRQLFFRMWTLWLLVLRMAQPEECLLASSLSAR
- the Atg17 gene encoding RB1-inducible coiled-coil protein 1 isoform X3, with translation MLFVFQVDTGRMMTFDMSLALESVQNLKAHVEHTLRIPVDKQVLLVSGGEHLRADDRVCSYPAGTDTNPIFLFSKDVIASEQPPAASVDQGTELDLRSKVQESSEWPSTYNTVIKRTHLARLFCETAKEQMRICEKLVHEQHLQQQGWAAVVANLEDLSLALKVRWNHYQEAFNEYIAKRTTYLDFLNHFKDDLLVLQKIPVLPALIESQKLLVPEDDDFSAEAQSESVKGEVTLLEWISQRDDFMDYLFDVCAKGLAQTDEKEFDSLREEVETKLTMTEDTTMKEIKGMGDRLFGLEKLMKDVKDVVGVQGKLAESFQRLLQNQNRASQFKEASVLPDLCNTHQQQLKVLLENHERVRNITQRCVLSKNELSTNLYHRLKWIVFMEDTLCELDNKLVFYFQSLLNLQRQLEILQQVHTAPAIYLSTIVEVVRRRRVSQAFLLWASDVACHLLTIYNEEIARRKDFQAQIEGHFLSSLFPGMDDLPPSFGTQAPSIFDSSLPKLSEEDVVTLKNELPDLADILDVPDTSAITNYFMLKDAKDELDKTVNKSDVDKLVEGVEEGGSNLDQNLLKTVENEPPQTTSHGLPHLKDLDRGCESETDTEEFEKVGQSPFDLHFDKGIPSPRPGTQDASTLTEDNLQISRSEYERLKMLLVTLSHLGRQAYNQLRSELTEAKNHLLREKVLVEEACCSLGTNINDLLEEREIRERELIQRLTVDHELEISDFRKIAQSKNEEMKGLRDENSTLSTQLKKVTEENSQLKQKLDEISEENIRAGEEMKKRVDDLLAEKEKSIKDITERLKNDHRGEIESIRARFKLMTMERSPSENSLEKIERGDYPSITNHETLLMQMTENFESEKEVAVSDAVNKESQRWQKIVEEKVKQMEQDFQEQKTFILQDVQAKFLQDQEKQMEMLREQINNLNRECIKHKNTIQQLTEDKSDNDLNESLKRIAELERDKAALKAELEKYKASEATGMAASVAVCEGAATSDAATSPLKSRKRSEMSWSRPGKLNIDSCKAGDLVLVVWDMTHQNFKILQESGSLYFLNADCLESLGLKVADGQPNKLYCYAEVVEKEYCHARKPVNRFRVPQGTKFFRVKVKAPSATKEVPPSSSTAPPASGSHPGHMSQSQTTASPAVDVVLTSAPSHSLPSSPSKSSNWDRSESQEPPIPEEKGEDSATSQDERRDEDVEKGTELTENFNVENQSSIDRGAPVPCCFFRALSQMAGRKWTRSPVGRVQRTEQTSTPRQLFFRMWTLWLLVLRMAQPEECLLASSLSAR
- the Atg17 gene encoding RB1-inducible coiled-coil protein 1 isoform X6, with amino-acid sequence MLFVFQVDTGRMMTFDMSLALESVQNLKAHVEHTLRIPVDKQVLLVSGGEHLRADDRVCSYPAGTDTNPIFLFSKDVIASEQPPAASVDQGTELDLRSKVQESSEWPSTYNTVIKRTHLARLFCETAKEQMRICEKLVHEQHLQQQGWAAVVANLEDLSLALKVRWNHYQEAFNEYIAKRTTYLDFLNHFKDDLLVLQKIPVLPALIESQKLLVPEDDDFSAEAQSESVKGEVTLLEWISQRDDFMDYLFDVCAKGLAQTDEKEFDSLREEVETKLTMTEDTTMKEIKGMGDRLFGLEKLMKDVKDVVGVQGKLAESFQRNQNRASQFKEASVLPDLCNTHQQQLKVLLENHERVRNITQRCVLSKNELSTNLYHRLKWIVFMEDTLCELDNKLVFYFQSLLNLQRQLEILQQVHTAPAIYLSTIVEVVRRRRVSQAFLLWASDVACHLLTIYNEEIARRKDFQAQIEGHFLSSLFPGMDDLPPSFGTQAPSIFDSSLPKLSEEDVVTLKNELPDLADILDVPDTSAITNYFMLKDAKDELDKTVNKSDVDKLVEGVEEGGSNLDQNLLKTVENEPPQTTSHGLPHLKDLDRGCESETDTEEFEKVGQSPFDLHFDKGIPSPRPGTQDASTLTEDNLQISRSEYERLKMLLVTLSHLGRQAYNQLRSELTEAKNHLLREKVLVEEACCSLGTNINDLLEEREIRERELIQRLTVDHELEISDFRKIAQSKNEEMKGLRDENSTLSTQLKKVTEENSQLKQKLDEISEENIRAGEEMKKRVDDLLAEKEKSIKDITERLKNDHRGEIESIRARFKLMTMERSPSENSLEKIERGDYPSITNHETLLMQMTENFESEKEVAVSDAVNKESQRWQKIVEEKVKQMEQDFQEQKTFILQDVQAKFLQDQEKQMEMLREQINNLNRECIKHKNTIQQLTEDKSDNDLNESLKRIAELERDKAALKAELEKYKASEATGMAASVAVCEGAATSDAATSPLKSRKRSEMSWSRPGKLNIDSCKAGDLVLVVWDMTHQNFKILQESGSLYFLNADCLESLGLKVADGQPNKLYCYAEVVEKEYCHARKDENFSVVFQPVNRFRVPQGTKFFRVKVKAPSATKEVPPSSSTAPPASGSHPGHMSQSQTTASPAVDVVLTSAPSHSLPSSPSKSSNWDRSESQEPPIPEEKGEDSATSQDERRDEDVEKGTELTENFNVENQSSIDRIEEISCLLLSPESKNFP